A portion of the Meriones unguiculatus strain TT.TT164.6M chromosome 14, Bangor_MerUng_6.1, whole genome shotgun sequence genome contains these proteins:
- the LOC110540598 gene encoding olfactory receptor 56A4-like, translating into MEAQSNTSSILVSDFLLICFPNYQTWQHWLSLPLSLLFLLAMGDNATLLITIRMEASLHEPMYYLLSLLSLLDLVLCLTVIPKVLAIFWFDNRSISFSACFLQMFVMNSFLTMESCTFMVMAYDRYVAICKPLQYPSIITDQFVVRAAIFVAARNGILTMPIPILSSQLRYCARIIKNCICTNMSVSKLSCDDITFNKLYQFVIGWTLLGSDLILIILSYSFILKAVLRIKAEGAVAKALSTCGSHFILILFFSTVLLVLVITNLARERIPPDVPILLNILHHLIPPALNPIVYGVRTREIKQGIRNLLRRL; encoded by the coding sequence ATGGAAGCACAAAGCAACACTTCCTCTATCCTGGTCTCTGACTTCCTCCTCATCTGCTTCCCTAACTATCAGACCTGGCAGCActggctgtccctgcccctcagcctcctcttcctcctggccATGGGGGACAATGCCACCCTTCTCATCACCATCAGGATGGAGGCCTCTTTGCACGAGCCCATGTACTACCTGCTCAGCCTTCTCTCCCTGCTGGACCTTGTGCTCTGCCTCACTGTCATACCTAAGGTCCTGGCCATCTTCTGGTTTGACAACAGGTCCATCAGCTTCTCTGCCTGCTTCCTCCAGATGTTTGTCATGAACAGTTTCCTGACAATGGAGTCCTGCACCTTCATGgtcatggcctatgaccgctacgTGGCCATCTGCAAGCCTCTGCAGTACCCATCCATCATCACTGACCAGTTTGTGGTTAGGGCTGCCATCTTTGTGGCAGCCCGAAATGGAATTCTTACTATGCCGATCCCCATACTTTCTTCTCAACTGAGATATTGTGCACGAATTATCAAGAACTGCATCTGCACCAACATGTCTGTTTCCAAACTCTCTTGTGATGACATTACCTTTAACAAACTCTACCAGTTTGTCATAGGCTGGACCCTGCTGGGCTCTGACCTCATCCTTATTATCCTGTCTTATTCTTTTATTCTGAAGGCTGTGCTCAGGATCAAAGCTGAGGGAGCTGTGGCAAAGGCCCTCAGCACCTGTGGCTCCCACTTCATCCTCATCCTCTTCTTCAGCACAGTCCTGCTGGTGCTGGTCATCACTAACCTGGCCAGGGAGAGGATTCCCCCGGATGTCCCCATCCTGCTCAACATCCTGCATCACCTCATCCCCCCAGCTCTGAATCCCATTGTTTATGGGGTGAGAACCAGGGAGATCAAGCAGGGAATCCGAAACCTGCTTAGGCGATTATAA
- the LOC110544848 gene encoding olfactory receptor 52L1 has product MTLGSFHSTSSALLIMTLSNSSWRQPQAPFFLVGIPGLEESQHWIALPLGVLYFLALVGNVTIICIIWADSSLHQPMYLFLAMLAAIDLVLASSTAPKALTVLLAHAHEIGYIVCLTQMFFIHAFSSMESGILVAMALDRYVAICHPLRHSTILHPGIIGRIGTVVLVRGLVLLIPFPILLQKLVFCRATVISHAYCEHMAVVKLACSETTVNRAYGLSVALLVVGLDVLAIGISYALILQAVLKVPGGEARLKAFSTCGSHVCVILIFYVPGMFSFLTHRFGHHVPHHVHVLLATLYLLVPPALNPLVYGVKTPQIHQ; this is encoded by the coding sequence ATGACTCTGGGGTCTTTCCACTCTACTTCCTCTGCTCTGCTGATCATGACCCTCAGCAATTCCAGCTGGAGGCAACCTCAGGCCCCTTTCTTCCTAGTAGGGATTCCAGGCCTGGAGGAAAGCCAGCACTGGATAGCGTTGCCCCTGGGTGTCCTTTACTTCCTTGCTCTGGTGGGCAATGTGACTATTATCTGCATCATCTGGGCTGACTCATCCTTGCACCAACCCATGTACCTTTTTCTGGCCATGCTTGCTGCAATTGACCTGGTCTTGGCCTCCTCCACTGCACCCAAAGCCCTCACGGTGCTCCTGGCTCATGCCCATGAGATTGGGTACATTGTCTGCCTGACTCAGATGTTCTTCATTCACGCCTTCTCCTCCATGGAGTCAGGCATACTCGTGGCCATGGCCCTGGACCGCTATGTCGCCATCTGCCACCCACTGCGCCATTCCACCATCCTGCATCCAGGGATTATAGGGCGCATTGGGACGGTGGTGCTGGTGCGTGGACTGGTCCTCCTCATCCCCTTTCCCATCCTTTTGCAGAAGCTTGTCTTCTGCAGGGCCACTGTTATAAGCCATGCCTACTGTGAGCACATGGCCGTGGTAAAGCTGGCCTGTTCTGAGACCACAGTCAATCGAGCCTACGGGCTGTCAGTGGCTCTGCTGGTTGTTGGGCTTGATGTCCTGGCCATTGGCATTTCCTATGCCCTCATCCTCCAGGCTGTGCTGAAGGTCCCAGGGGGCGAAGCCAGACTCAAGGCCTTCAGCACATGTGGGTCTCATGTTTGTGTCATTCTCATCTTCTACGTGCCTGGAATGTTCTCCTTCCTCACTCACCGCTTTGGCCACCATGTTCCCCATCATGTCCATGTTCTGCTGGCCACGCTCTATCTCCTTGTGCCACCTGCCCTCAATCCTCTTGTGTATGGGGTGAAGactccacagatccaccagtga
- the LOC110543387 gene encoding olfactory receptor 56A4 — MALSSNNSEALVSDFLLICFPNYQTWQHWLSLPLSLLFLLAMGANATLLITIRMEASLHEPMYYLLGLLSLLDLVLCLTVIPKVLAIFWFDNRSISFSACFLQMFVMNSFLTMESCTFMVMAYDRYVAICKPLQYPSIITDQFVVRAAIFIISRNALFSLPVPILSARLKYCAQNIIKNCICTNLSVSKLSCDNISLNKLYQLVAGWTLLGSDLILIVISYSFIFNVVLRIKAEGAVAKALSTCGSHFILILFFSTVLLVLVITNLARERIPPDVPILLNILHHLIPPALNPIVYGVRTREIKQGIRNLLRRW, encoded by the coding sequence ATGGCATTATCCAGCAACAACTCTGAagctcttgtctctgatttcctCCTCATCTGCTTCCCTAACTATCAGACCTGGCAGCActggctgtccctgcccctcagcctcctcttcctcctggccATGGGGGCCAATGCCACCCTTCTCATCACCATCAGGATGGAGGCCTCTTTGCACGAGCCCATGTACTACCTGCTCGGCCTTCTCTCCCTGCTGGACCTTGTGCTCTGCCTCACTGTCATACCTAAGGTCCTGGCCATCTTCTGGTTTGACAACAGGTCCATCAGCTTCTCTGCCTGCTTCCTCCAGATGTTTGTCATGAACAGTTTCCTGACAATGGAGTCCTGCACTTTCATGgtcatggcctatgaccgctatgtggccatctgcaagCCTCTGCAGTACCCATCCATCATCACTGACCAGTTTGTGGTTAGGGCTGCCATCTTCATTATAAGCAGGAATGCCCTTTTTTCTCTACCTGTCCCCATCCTTTCTGCCAGGCTGAAGTACTGTGCTCAGAACATCATCAAGAACTGCATCTGTACCAACCTGTCTGTGTCTAAACTGTCTTGTGATAACATCAGCCTCAATAAACTATACCAGCTTGTAGCAGGTTGGACCCTGCTTGGCTCTGACCTCATCCTCATAGTTATCTCCTACTCTTTTATCTTCAATGTTGTGCTCAGGATCAAAGCTGAGGGAGCTGTGGCAAAGGCCCTCAGCACCTGTGGCTCCCACTTCATCCTCATCCTCTTCTTCAGCACAGTCCTGCTGGTGCTGGTCATCACTAACCTGGCCAGGGAGAGGATTCCCCCGGATGTCCCCATCCTGCTCAACATCCTGCATCACCTCATCCCCCCAGCTCTGAATCCCATTGTTTATGGGGTGAGAACCAGGGAGATCAAGCAGGGAATCCGAAACCTGCTTAGGAGGTGGTAA